TTCCTGCACCATGCTGATCAACGGAAAAGTTCGTCAGGCCTGCACGGCGCTGATCGACAAGCTGGAGCGCCCCATTTACCTGGAACCCATGTCGAAATTTCCCGCAGTGCGCGACCTGCAGGTGAACCGGAGCCGCATGTTCGACAACCTCAAAAAAGTCAAGGCCTGGCTCCCGGTCGACGGCACCCACGATCTGGGCGAAGGCCCGGTCATGTCCGACGCCGTTCGCGCCCAGCGCTACGTTCTGTCCGAGTGCATGTCCTGCGGTTGTTGCCTCGAAGCCTGTCCGCAATTCACCAAGGACAATAATTTTATGGGCGCCGCCACCTTCAGCCAGGTCAGGCTGTTCAATTTACACCCCACCGGCTCCATGCAGAAAGAGGAACGGCTCGAAGCGGTCATGGGCGAAGGCGGCATCGCCGACTGCGGCAACGCTCAGGTCTGCGTCGAAGTCTGCCCCAAGAACATACCGCTCACCGAATCCATCGCCGAAGTGGGCCGCCAAAGCTCGCTTCAAATGATAAAAAACTTTTTTGTGAAATGAGCCGATCGGTTTTTTATTTTTAATGGTTCGATAGTTTTGCTATGATAAACGCCTGCTTTAGCGTATTCATGGATTCAAAATTTACCCTTTGATTAAAGGTTTTCATTATGAAAGTATCCCTTGCCAGCGCCATGGGCACCTGTTTTGGCGTCCAGGACGCCATCAACCTTGCGATGAGTCCCGAGTTTGTATCCGACCTGACCATCGTCGGCCAACTGGTTCATAACGCCCAGGTCAACAAATCACTTGAGGAACATGGCGTCGCCGTGGTCAAAGGCATCGGGGAAATCGACCAGATCAAAACCAAAAAAGTGATGATCACCGCCCACGGCGCGGCGGACAAAACCAAAAAACTTCTCAACGAAGCCGGTTTCATTGTCTACGACGCCAGTTGTCCTCTGGTGATGCGCGTTCACAAAACCATCAAGTCGATGGTCACGCAGAATTATTTCCCCGTCGTCATCGGCCAGAAGGATCATGTTGAAGTCAAAGGCATCGTCGGCGATCTGGATGATTACCTCGTCATCAATCAGGAAGAAGATCTTGAAAAAATTCGCAAGTCAGGCAAACGACGTCTGGGCATCGTCAGCCAGACCACCTTGCAAGTGGAAAAAATAGAAGCGCTGGTGCGCCAGATACGGGAGATGGACTGCGTTGACGAAGTGTATTTCGTCAACACCATCTGCCAACCCACTCGGGACCGCCAGATCGCCGTTCACGATCTCGCCAGCCAGGTTGATTTGATGATTGTCGTCGGCGGTTACAATTCGTCCAACACCAAAAAACTGGTTCAGGTCTGCGATGAAAAAGGCGTGGACTCGTACCATATCGAATCGCACTCTGAATTGAAGGATGGCTGGTTCATGGATAAAAACCATGTCGGAATCACCGCTGGAACCAGCACGCCGGAATACGTTATCAACGAAGTGCACGAAGCGATTCTGGAAATTGCTAAAAGAGTGAATGGCGCTGTAGAGTCGGAATCAGCCTCTCAGTAAACCCGAGCAACCCCGTCCAAATACCTGTTTCCTCTTGCGCGGCGGTTTGTCTAACAAAAATTTAGAGTCAACCGCATTTTCCCGCTGATTAAAGAAGAATGGACGATTGGAATTATTGCGTAGCCACGCTACCTAAAGTATCCCGCACCTTTGCCTTGAATATTTCCGTTCTGAAGGGAGACCTTCACGGAAGCATTCTCGTCGCCTATCTCTTCTGCCGCACGGTCGACACCGTCGAAGACGCGGCGGAACTCGACCCCGCAATCAAAGTCAAACTTCTCGGGGGCTTCATCGATCTGATGCAAAGCCCGGCGCCGCGAACTGCGGAGCTGGAGCAATGGATATCCGATTGCGCGCCCGTGGACGGCTCGCCGACCGACCTCGACCTTTTAAAAAACATCGATCGCGTCTTTCGCATCTTTGACACATTACCGGCAAGCCACCAGAAACCGATCCGCGAGTCGGTCTGTAAAATGTCTTCGGGGATGGCCTATTTTCAGGACAAATTCGAGCAAAAAACGCTCACCCCTTTAGAAGACCAGAACGAGCTGGAAGACTATTGCTATTTTGTCGCGGGCGTGGTCGGCGAAATGCTGTGCGAACTAAAACTCGCGAAGTTAACCGGACTGCCTGAGAACGCCAAACGCATCATGCG
This window of the Candidatus Nitrohelix vancouverensis genome carries:
- the ispH gene encoding 4-hydroxy-3-methylbut-2-enyl diphosphate reductase; the protein is MKVSLASAMGTCFGVQDAINLAMSPEFVSDLTIVGQLVHNAQVNKSLEEHGVAVVKGIGEIDQIKTKKVMITAHGAADKTKKLLNEAGFIVYDASCPLVMRVHKTIKSMVTQNYFPVVIGQKDHVEVKGIVGDLDDYLVINQEEDLEKIRKSGKRRLGIVSQTTLQVEKIEALVRQIREMDCVDEVYFVNTICQPTRDRQIAVHDLASQVDLMIVVGGYNSSNTKKLVQVCDEKGVDSYHIESHSELKDGWFMDKNHVGITAGTSTPEYVINEVHEAILEIAKRVNGAVESESASQ
- a CDS encoding squalene/phytoene synthase family protein, producing MDDWNYCVATLPKVSRTFALNISVLKGDLHGSILVAYLFCRTVDTVEDAAELDPAIKVKLLGGFIDLMQSPAPRTAELEQWISDCAPVDGSPTDLDLLKNIDRVFRIFDTLPASHQKPIRESVCKMSSGMAYFQDKFEQKTLTPLEDQNELEDYCYFVAGVVGEMLCELKLAKLTGLPENAKRIMRENAVSFGLGLQMTNISKDVIVDQSRGWSYVPKSFIEEKGLSLEAFQSGSDIEKNLEVMETLLLKTTGHLRDALKYTLAIPRQEVSLRLFCIWPLWMAAETVATLHNNRELMTSDAQVKISRKTVRKILRRTPLIAFSNFLLQRSFDSILKSNDFTNPPRFDLKHLKSRLEKLDLPFSANSG
- the sdhB gene encoding succinate dehydrogenase iron-sulfur subunit is translated as MTPPKSVRFTIKRQDRPDSVAYWQNFEVEWKPHANVISCLQDIQRRPVTAEGESVNPVAWDCNCLEEVCGSCTMLINGKVRQACTALIDKLERPIYLEPMSKFPAVRDLQVNRSRMFDNLKKVKAWLPVDGTHDLGEGPVMSDAVRAQRYVLSECMSCGCCLEACPQFTKDNNFMGAATFSQVRLFNLHPTGSMQKEERLEAVMGEGGIADCGNAQVCVEVCPKNIPLTESIAEVGRQSSLQMIKNFFVK